A genomic stretch from Corvus cornix cornix isolate S_Up_H32 chromosome 7, ASM73873v5, whole genome shotgun sequence includes:
- the LOC104694220 gene encoding carnosine N-methyltransferase 2, producing MYKEVSKGCAAPGCWALLDSSGEVRQSRTPGPRCPSAVRGCGWTCRPRARAPGCPQPRARLPAHGIAACSELEGTHEDHHQRLCPCTASTPTMEPPPEVKRNSFSSMNFEAEILTTPHDNSELYMIPSMRSLTAEEYVEAFKSFLDHSTEHQCMDEFNKEQMPNIVAGVGTGKSTISVLGVGSGTGEQDLKMIRILQAVHPGVFIDNEIVEPNPQHVAAYKELVNQAPDLQNVSFIWHQLTSLEYEQQVKEKGTHKKFDFIHMIQMLYRVEDIPNTIKFFHSCLDHHGKLLIIILSDSSGWASLWKKYRDCLPATDSGHYITSSGITEVLQRLGVEHRVYEFPSGWDITECFIEGDALGGRMMDFLTGTKNFLGTAPPALRRRLQEALCQPECSSTRDGRVIFSNNLSMIVVES from the exons ATGTACAAGGAGGTTTCCAAGGGCTGcgcagctcctggctgctgggcaCTTCTCGACAGCTCCGGGGAG GTCCGGCAGAGCCGCACGCCGGGGCCGCGGTGCCCGAGCGCCGTGCGGGGCTGCGGCTGGACATGCCGACCTAGGGCACGGGCGCCCggctgcccccagccccgcgcccGGCTGCCGGCTCACGGAATCGCAGCGtgttctgagctggaagggacccacgagGATCATCACCAGCGcctgtgtccctgcacagcaTCCACCCCCACCATGGAGCCACCTCCAGAGGTGAAGAG GAATAGTTTCTCCAGCATGAACTTTGAAGCAGAGATTCTGACAACTCCACACGATAATTCAG AGCTCTACATGATCCCTTCCATGAGAAGCCTCACGGCTGAGGAGTATGTGGAGGCCTTTAAGTCCTTCTTGGACCACTCAACAGAGCACCAGTGCATGGATGAGTTCAACAAGGAACAAATGCCCAACATCGTGGCTGG TGTTGGCACTGGAAAATCGACCATCAGCGTTCTGGGAGTTGGGAGCGGCACAG GTGAGCAGGATTTGAAAATGATCAGGATACTGCAGGCTGTGCACCCAGGGGTCTTTATTGACAATGAGATTGTGGAGCCCAACCCACAGCACGTGGCAGCTTACAAAG AGCTGGTGAATCAAGCTCCAGACCTGCagaatgtttcttttatttggcACCAGCTCACTTCCTTGGAGTATGAACAGCAGGTGAAGGAGAAAGGCACACATAAGAAATTCGACTTCATCCACATGATCCAG ATGCTGTACCGTGTGGAGGATATTCCCAATACTATCAAGTTTTTCCACAGCTGCCTTGACCATCACGGTAAACTCCTGATCATAATTTTATCAG ACAGCAGCGGATGGGCCAGCCTGTGGAAGAAGTACAGAGACTGCCTGCCCGCCACCGACAGCGGCCACTACATCACCTCCAGCGGCATCACGGAGGTGCTGCAGAGGCTCGGAGTGGAGCACCGCGTGTACGAGTTCCCGTCGGGCTGGGACATCACCGAGTGCTTCATCGAGGGGGACGCGCTCGGCGGCCGCATGATGGATTTCCTGACGGGGACAAAAAACTTCCTGGGCACGGCCCCGCCGGCGCTGCGGCGGCGGCTGCAGGAGGCTCTGTGCCAGCCCgagtgcagcagcaccagggacGGCAGGGTCATCTTCAGCAACAACCTCAGCATGATCGTCGTGGAGTCCTAG